The genomic region TAAGGGAAAGTCAAAGTCCCGCTCGAATCGCGCTGGACTGCAATTCCCCGTTGGACGTATCCACAGGCTTTTGCGTAAGGGAAATTACGCTGAGCGCGTTGGTGCCGGCGCCCCGGTCTACCTGGCCGCCGTGATGGAGTACCTCGCCGCTGAGGTGTTGGAATTGGCGGGAAACGCTGCTCGTGACAACAAGAAGACCAGGATTATTCCCAGGCACTTACAGCTGGCCATTCGTAATGACGAGGAATTGAACAAGCTGCTCTCGGGCGTTACCATCGCTCAGGGTGGTGTACTGCCGAACATTCAAGCAGTACTTCTGCCAAAGAAGACCGAGAAGAAGGCTTAATTACAAAGCAATTTCAACACGATCTTATACAACCGGCCCTTTTTAGGGCCACCACATTCTTCATGTACGGAAGAACGTTTCGTTTGGCAATCCTTTtcattatatgtaattttatgtagctattatttattgtattcaaaGTAACAGTTCTTTATAAcggaatttaatttttcaatatgatgcttttatgttaaaatatttggaagattttttttaatacaatttttgtctTCGTAAGATTTTTAGAATACAagcatatttcatatttttttacctAATGATATGtagatatcaaatatatttattagctAAACCAACAATATCTGCAACGACAGTATAACGATACTATTGTTAAGATAGAGAATTTCAATGCCTGATCTCGGTAGTTTTCACAATTTCGGCAATTGTCACTTGAACGTTAAATATAAGTCAACATATCTCATccttatatacatttaatttcaatcatCTTATAACATATTACTTATAAGGCAAAATAACATGCtatatagattaaaaaaattttcttttaataacttaaatttattctttcaagTTGAAGAGTAATGTACGAAACTTTGAGAAACATTCGGAAATCTATTTGAATCAGATTTTTctcattatatttatgtatataatattgtaatatttgtctggtttaaagaaaattttgaaaatagtaatatacttataaaagatattttgcaataatttttccattgggtttttttaatcataaatacaTAAACGGTACACAATGCCAAGTGCCGACTGCCGAGTCCCGGTCTCGCCTGTAGTTTTTTCCTACACATAGCGATTCCTGTTTGCTCGTGTTTCTCCCCACCACTGCTTTGAAGACCAATCACAGTCATCTACCGATGTTATAAAAGCCACGCAACGCTGGCTCTGCGTCACTCTTGACTTGGACGGCGTAGAGGATTGTTTCTTTGTGATTATGATATAGAGATAAATTTGGTGAATTAATTACAAGTCCTGTACGTTGAATCAATTACAagttcattttaaatttaaacttttttctccACTTTGGGATTTTTGAAGTACCTACTTTAACATAAAGGTATCGAATTCTTACATCTAATAAgagttttaaaaacaattacaagATGGAACATTAAGTATACCGTTCCTAAATCGATTGGAGAGAAAGCTCCTCGATTATAATTTGACATTGAGATTTTTCGCAAGAGCGTGCCTGCGCTCTTGTGCAAAAATAAGGCGTTATACGCCGAATAACGAAGCAAAATTcatgaaattgttaaaaaaacatgCAACTTGTAATCCGTAAATTGCTTCAATGATTCGTATGTGAAATCGTTTAAgatttcaatttcaaaattctGTTATGATGCAAGCGGTTAGAGcgaaatctatttaattttttgaatatgcTAGTCATATCCATGTCAAAAACAAGTTAACATTATGgccaagaaatattaaattgacataTGTTACAGCTAGCGAGcataaatgcttaaaaatattgtattttgagAATCATGCAAAGAACATTTATAGATTCCAAGTTTCATATagattatataacattatatattattctaaatgtaaaaattatattttacatttaattaaaaagctatctctttcttttcttattaGATTTAGTATAAATACTGGTATGAATGGATATTTGCGTCAAAGCATACTTGTAAATGAAATCGGGTTATTTGTTGATACATTTGTATAGATACATTTGTTTTTCGGACGGTGCGTCCCCTGATAAGAAATATTGCGGAAATTCTACCGTGACAGGAAGTAGCGACGATTCTAAATGCGATACTCGAAAATTGGAGGCTATCGCGTGACTTTTATTCGGAAGATATTTTCTTCTCATGCAACATTATTCCGTAAAAATCGGGATAATATGCCAAGCGGGGTAATCTTCGAAGCATCATATATGCCGTCTTGCAATCATTTCTGCATGAAGATATATCACATGTAGAACGTATACGGAATGAATTGTTCCTCAacgatattttctaattacaaatttctgattATAAAATCACAAACACGCGATAAAAGCTGCATTTGAGCGGGGCAATGCGCgggaatttatttgaaattataattcgTCCGCAGAAAGTAGTatgagataaaattatactttgttCATTACTTACCGGAGCCTACTTTTCATACAATGTTTGCCAAGAATCAACCAAGTGAGTTGCGATAAAACTCTTGAAGGCTCTGCCGACAGAGCAAATATGAAAGTTTTCTTTGCCCTTCGTTCTTTCGTACATTCATCCCTTTACATCGCGTCAAAAATTTCTGTGAAATTTAATGCATTGACCTGTCGTACAATCGTTTCAAAAAGAAGTCATTAAAGGAAAGAACGTCGTTTCATcacaaaaatcattaattttttcttcggcCGAGGAAACAAACGCTTCGAAATGCTGATGGATTTTCGTTCAGTGTTTTCGTGCGTCGAGCTCGCGAACGTGAAGCAGGGTAGAACCCGATGGAAACTTAACGATCATGAAACTCTGTTATAGGCACGAACGCACGCAAGCATGCATGCACGCGAGcgggcacgcacgcacgcacgcacggcaCGCACGCATGGCACGCACGCGGCCACGCACGCGGGAATTGTCGGCCATACAGCGGTTGAATGTACGCACGCGAGCACGCACGTTATAAGCACATGCACGCATGCACACTCAGCTTCGCCTTAATGCGAGCCTACCGTGCCGCGGAACGACGTTGCCTTTCGATCCAACGCTACCGGTGCGCTGACTTTCTTATACGAGAAATAACGTTCCGTAGCCGATTGCGAAATAAACGTATAACGATGATAATGATGAAACGTCTGTTTAGAAATTTGAAGTATttcgaatttttcaaattttgctcTTTCTGAGAAAATGCTATTTATTTTTCCTTGTCACGagaagaatttattaattctaataagaATGGGGTAAATCAAATTTTGGAAATATTCGTTTTAATCAGGtttggataagttaatatcttttttgtaattaaattaaattaaagttaatgtcataaaatcaatttaatttaattaaaagttacatgaataaaaacaACTAATTagaagttacgttaagattaaatttaagttaaaatttaattttaaaaaacattatttatatatattaaattagaagttTGTAAGTTTTCaaagttagattattcaaaacaattataatatagatcattaaacaaatttaatattttatttttaaattaagtttatatgaatataacaaagaaatattggtttttatggggaaatgtatttgtttttttacaaaattaatttttaacttgggaaaaaaattaataaattaaagcttatgtgttaaaaaataattaaaattaaatgttattaattttctaattttactatttaacttttaattttttaactaattactttTCAACtctagttttaattatatttgtttttttttatcgtgaGTTTTAAAATGTAATGTGTAACGTTGTAGGTATAAATCCAAAGTAATAGTGATAGTTATTAAGcagttaatattataatattttttatgaaaaggtACGAGTACGTATCTATGGTTTATTGgacattttgataattattaagtCATTCACGAAATAAGGTAGAACTTGGTATTTTCGATATTTCTGATATAACAAAAGATAGAATATCGTAATACTTTGAAATGTTATTCAGTAGTCTCCGTTGTTATCGATGACATGGTTCTAGACTGTTAATGATTCACTaaccattattaaaatttctattttcattcAAAGTTGTAAGATACAACATAtctcctctcccccctcccccccaccTTATTTTGTAAATGACGTAATATTACGAATTCTGATTTACGTgtagataaaattatagaaacaaTCAAATGTAGTTTTTTAAGTATTCTGTTTtggaattattataaaatttatcttatacgGTTTTTGAAAACATCACTCGAGTGCTCTCACATATCATTTTATCTATGTTGTTCAGCGAAttataaacaaagataaaatgatacatgaGGCATTCGGATAATTCCGAACGCAGCCTTAAGTGatctgtattataatttttgtcaaaaattaaaatagagtttaatttacaattttacgtCACTGATGTAACAAATGTCATGTAAtgcgaaaaaaagaaattagaataGCATgcacacattaaaaaaaaaaaaaattatatatatatatataaaatagagcagattataaaaaatataaaaaattataaaatttataacaaaatattaatactcgtaattttatatcagattatagttttaaaagtttagaaaaaaaacgtttttcctCCATTTTTCCGTTTTTTTCGGTTGTAGGTGAATTAttccaaaaatttattgtattaaaaaatttatagattaatttttccaataaattttgcttTCCTTGGGAAAGAAACCAAAAAAATCtacgaaaaaattgaaaactttggttttttcaaagcttttaaaattatagatataaattaatagttatttaataaatagccAAAGTTATGCATGGTACATACACAAAAATAGGCGACATGTAAAGTTTTAAACAAGTATTCTAAATTAAACGCGAATTACATTTTATCTAGAACAGGCTAAAATTCAGCGAGGCTGAAACTTCATCGAGCTCGACACCTCGTGGCGACACTGGTATTCAAGATAAAGTTGTGAAGCTCATATCTAATAAGATACTCCAAACGGTCATGCATATAATTATTCATTCCGTATGTCAAGACGTTGGCCGAGGCGTTCTGGGACGTTCAAACTTGGCGCGCGAACGCGGGCCAATGCTCGGCGGGGACGGCCATGCTGCTCGGCCGCGATGCTCCCAACTCCGGACTCCGGCGATGTTTGTGCGTGCCTGGCACGACTGCGGTCCCACTATCGCGCTCGCCGTCTCCGTCGTCGCGTGAGAAGGCCCGCGGACACACGGTGCACGACAAGCGTCCCGACAATACGAGTGTGCCCGTCTGATCTCCCCGTGCATTGACATGTCAAGTCAAATATGTCTAAAGTGGAACAGTTTTCTCAGCAATATCGCGACCAGCTTCGAGAGCCTGTGGGAGGAAGAGGGCCTGGTGGACGTGACTCTCGCGAGTGACGGACAGTGCCTCACAGCGCACAAGGTGATACTCTCGGCCAGCAGTCCCTTTTTCAAGAAGGTCTTCCAGGTAAGCCCCCTTCCCCCTCGTCGAAGTCATTCTTCGTGATCGTATCCCGAACGTACACGCAGACGAGAGACGACAAGTCATCCTTGAATGACGCTTCCTCGTTATACGTTTTCAAGGGCCTATCTTCACGCGTGTTTTCATGCTCCTCGACTCGGGACCAGTGAAACGACACGTTTGACAGCTGTCGCCCTTCGCGGTGCTCTTGCATCGAGGTTAGAGGATTATTACCGCGATTATTATCGTGATAAACCTAACGATTATTGACTATGCGAAGCGATTAGTTATTCGGTTCTGTGAGCTTTTAATTGGGACAATTTTCTTGCTTATCTCGATTTTTGTCGACGAATGGTGGTAGTGCATCTCTTTGCTCTTCCTGAGGCGAGGATAGGTCATCCTACAGGTTGTCGATAGTCGATTTATAAACTCACTGTAACGCAAAATGCTAATTTTAGCATTTCAGTAcgagttttatttatattttattttttctttgtgaaAATGGCTTTAAATAAAGAAGAACTAAACAATTATTGTACAAAGTAAAAAAGGAAACAACTCTTGAACATTTACTGCAATtcattcaatataaaattatgagttttcatattttatatattttatatatatcataaattttactgtaaatttcttctgtaatttgtattaatttgctCTGTTACTATaaacaatattacatatttctaaAACATTGCATTTATCTTGGAAAATTGTTTACCATAACTTCAAATTgattaatgaattaaaagaagaaagagaagtaGATAgctcatttaattaaaaaagtgacAAATTTGCACAATAGATACGCACaagtacatttaattaattaatgataaagattaataatttgaatactAGAGTTTgagttttattcttttattttctagaCAAACCCATGCCAGCATCCAGTTGTAATACTTCAAGATGTACACTTTAGTGAATTGGAGgcactattaatatttatatataaaggaGAGGTAAATATTGAGCAAAAGAATTTACCAGCGCTTTTAAAAGCAGCAGAGACATTACAAATTCGTGGCTTGTCTGGTGGGGACATCTTTGCAAAGGAGTCATACAAACGACTGGCCGAGTTAGAACAGGCAGTGTCTGATGATGCTCCACTGAGCAAAGATGAGGTACctaaaaagaaacagaaagttagcaaacaacaaaataattctATCTTGGAGAAAGTACTAACACCTAGAATATCGCAATCGGAAAATACAAATGAGTCTGCTGCCAGTGACCAAAGCGCAAAGGATGGAGACTATATGCTGCCTGAAACATTACCTAATCCAGTGTATCATCGTTTGGAGATGAAAGTTAGTTCATcgatagaaaatagaaaatattgtgataaaaatgataaaacaatttgtGAGTCATATACAAAGAGATGTATAAAACAGCATTCAATCTCCAAATGCATTTCAGATAGAACCATTGGAAATGGCGGTAGACGACCTGCAGAAACGATCTCCATTAGATAAAGATCCAACAGAGAGGCTGGACACAGGACAAACAGATGGGAATCAAGGTTAGTACCATATGTAAACTCATCTTTCCTATCTTACGCAATTTAGTATGCATAATTGCAGATGTACAAATAGCTCttgtatattacattttgttttttttttttgtattagaaaATCAAATCATATATATCACTAAATAAAACACAGAATCTTCCCTCATTGCATTTTCACTGCTATATTGttgttaatatctttattttaagttcattaaattagttatttggaaatattttcatacacaatatatgtatttatcttgtattttttttaaatttcttaaagatacttgaagatttttttttacttaaaattgaaTTGGATCATTATTTCTTGcaacttttcaattttcaacattAGATACTTTGTAAATTGCACTCTAATACTTTCTTATGATATtagcattataaaaatttgttgtcaagtttttattaaacattataatttaaaaaagtaactggtttttcataatttctagagtttacaaattattatattaaatatgtaaattataatttttattaataattgaatatattatgCTTGACAAACATACGCTATATTATTAATCTGTTTGcagaaaagttttgttaaagataataagtTTGAATCTAATGCGAATATAATCACATTTTGCTTTGTCAGAAATTGAATATCAGCTATTATTTAgcatatatattctttaaaatctaTCGTTTTCATTATCGCATATATAATATCACATGCACAAATGCTGTATACAATTGTATACACAAATTCACTGTCTTTGCGTATGCCGGCAGCTACTGTAGTATCAAAGCTTTTTCTTTGGTACTGCAGATTGTAGCTTTTTTCGAATATTCTGTTCGCTTTCACCGCATATTCTGTTCCGCTCGTTTTGGCGCGCTACGTTTTCTTTATTTGCTGTGCTACAAGGGCTCCCTGTGAGAGGTAGAGATTAGAGACAAAGATTGCGTGCACGAGTAAAGAGAACTATCGAAAAGACAATGAGAGCGACATAATTGGTGCAAATGATAAATGTCCTCGTGGCTTATTGCGTTACAGCAAAAGAATTTCGCGGTATATTTGATATGAAAGTATATCGTTAACGTTATCCGAAAAtctgattaatttttgtaataattcaaatttgtgccaaaattgacaataattatttttcaactttctGCAATTTGTGAAGagttaattagaataaaattggttttggCGTCACGCTTCGATCGGCGGTGCATAAGCGTATGTACGTGCATGCGTGAGAGCAGTGCACACGTGAGATGGAAGATGCGTGATCggttttttattaaacagtCTTTAATGTACACTCGCTCGCATTTTCTTTATTGTGCGCGTAATTCACGTGTGTGAGGCAGAGCCGTGTCTAAAGCGCGCTGTGCTGATATGTGTGGCAGGGTCTGGGAACAGCCCTGCTGAAGACATTTCCGGTTTATCTGGCTTGTCCGGGCTAAGCGGATTCTCGGATGTCAAACCGATGCTTTACTCGTATCAGCATCTACCTTACGCCGATCTTCTGCCAAATCCGGACATAATTTCGAATTGGGCGTCGACCCGGCCGATGGACCATTTGGCCTGCGACCTTATGAAAATACTCTTCACGCCGGAAGAGAGGATCCTCTGCAACGTTAACGGCAAGATGGGCAAGCAACAGTTCGATAGCAACAAGATACATTTAATTCGAGAAGTCCTGTTGCATTTTAGCGGTATAGCGCCTAACAGCATCGAGTGGGAGGAGGCTTGGAAGAATTGCGTAACCAAAATCGACACTAGTAATAGGGGCTTGAAAAGGTATCTGTTTCAGAGACGTTCGGTCTACACCCAATGACTAGGGCGTTTTAGGTCAGGGGTCAAACGGAAACGTTTCCACTGGCTGGAATAGGATCGTTCTTATATAAACCCGTCACCCCGTTCATTCCCATACAAACGTAGGATGACTCGTTCCTCGCTTGTTCCATCTTGGTATAAGCTTTCGCGCTTTATATTTAggacattgtaaaaataaaaataaaaaaaaaattgatgtaagTAAACAGTAAGTTATGCGCGTGTAGCATGTAGCCAAGGGAAGAAGAGACGGATGGTCAATCACGTATGATTAAAATCACAGAATTAACGTGTAATTGGATTGGAATATGCTCGTTTTTCGATCTACGATGACGTTTCTACGCCGTAGATGTCGGGGTGACAGGGTACCTAGTAGACGCAATCGAATTATTTATACGCTTCAGGTTCGCCGCTCGGCGTGATGGGTGGCGGACGATCGAATAATTCTAAGCCTTCCTTTAATAGTTTCTTTCTAATTTTCACCTTATGAAGGGGTACCTCGAGATAATTCGTTTGATCTCTTCTCCTATCTCACTTTTCGCAGTTGCACACCGCGTGCTTAAGAATCTCCCCGCTTTTCTCTCTCTGATGACGCGTTCACGAGTCCAGATCGATCGTTCATCCGCCTGTTATCTTTGTTTCATGTATAGCACCTTGAATAACATTCCTTCTTACTCTTTAGTTACGGTTCATGCGAGAATTCGCTTTTACAGTAAAAATCGCGATACGATTAAAAAGCATATACCAGGGAGGCACGCGagtctccctttctctctcgcacTCGAATATACACATCACGTATTCGTTCACACGCATTACCAATACACGGACAACATgcgcgtgtgtatatatatatatgcgtttGTTATGCGGAAATGTGCAGTATATACACGGGCGtgcatacgcgatacgcgtgtCCAGTTAGaggtatatgtatgtatatatatatatgtacgaagATACGTTTCGGTCGTGTTGATCACGTGCGTGCGTGAACGTGCTGCACGACCACGGCAATTCTATGTACACTTAaagaagcaaaagaaaaagCGTAGCTCTTACGACAGGAATAGTGATTTAAGACATGCTTGTAGAAAGTATTTAAATCGCAGCAGAGGGTCGCTCAGCATGCGCCACGAACTATTAGGGTATACGTTGCGAATCAACGTGCGATTTCTATTGCGCGTTTTTTTCTCGAGACTCGCGCAAGTGTTCTTTGATCTCTTGTTTATTTGTAAAGTCgtattgattcttttttttcggtTGCGCGGGCGTTCATCATTGGAGCACATCGATAGCTTCGAAGcgatattatttaaatcaatattattgtaGAAAAGACAAACGACTGGTCgcaaataaacatattttacatttttaattgtctctttatttctaatatacCTTGTCATATTTCTTTGCTTATTGCATATTTCTGCATTCGAGAAAAATCTATGAAAAGATAAGTTGCGTTTTACTTATAAGAACAGTAATTTTCTTGAGTTTTGtaaacttaaatattttctatatattttgatactttaaatattttaaattagaatcgAGAATAATTTAATGGAGACTAAAtggtattatttaaaattaaaaaaataaagcatgCGTTATATGCTTGTATTTCtctacttttatattataagtaGAAAAGCATGAAATCAAGATATTATTGAGATTACACTATTGTATCATTAATTTCTGTGtccaatatttaaaatatacatcaaATTCTGAAGAAACAATTCAAATAGTAGAAATTTTTTACAGGATCGTCAAAGCCGATTGTAACAGTAATAGCTGAAGCTCGCCACACCTCTCCCACACCAGACCCACAAACTTATAGGAAAGGTCCTCTCGCTGTTGAACGCAGTTCGTTGTGGAACATCTCGAAAATACTGGACGATCCGTCATCTGACATACCGAATTATTCTCGTGCGGAACAAACGTTAGAGCAACCGGAGTCCTCAAATTTCCTGGGACACAATCCTGGAGTTTCACAACCCAGTTTTCCTACATTTGTTGAGTCTTATAGCACAGACTTATCAGAAGAGACTATAAAAGGTGGACCGGCATATCCACCGTTTCCTTGTCCTTTTTGCGACAGGGCGTACACTAGTTGGGGTTTCCGCAGACGACACATAAAAGCTGTCCATACTATTTCTCCATCTCTTAATTGCAAATGGTGTTTACAAGTGAGTTTGTGGAATTTTTTGATCTGTTTTGAGATAAAAAGCAAGCAAATGAAGTTATATCTTTGTGACATTTGCGTGTATATGacggataatattttatttttataacactatACATGTCCTATACACGGCCTACAGATTCTCCCTACGCACGCGGCTTGGAGACGGCATGTGATATCAGCGCATAATCTATCAGCCAGTGACGCACACAATGGTCTCCTAATTTTGGAAGAAGCACATATGGTCCTGCAAATAGCTCGTCCTACCAGACTGGATACATTggttaatattattaagcaaAGTTCGCAACAAAACTGTGGTCATGATAGCATTCAACCAGATAAAGATTAGGTAATAATTATCAGTTActgtttttttatatcaaaaaattttatacacaagcgcgcgcgcgcgcgtataaatacacttattcttttttaataaaatttatattgttgatGACATTTTTGATGACACCATTGTGTTCGAagcaaatgtaaatttatttttttatattaaaaaattgtaaacgattAAGatatgaaacatatttttaatatatatacataatgtatatacatatacattactttgagatgttaatatattttctgtaaGGTCGTTAATGAgatgcaaattatattatatattatattttgtatcagGTTGTCAGCAATTTTGTCAGAAATAATAATCTGAACAttgtttaagaaattaaattaaaaacatgatgtaataacatatatttttatatatgaactACTGTGATGAATGAACACATATGTtactaaacatttttaaagattgtACCAAAATGTTTAGTAACACAATGTGTGACTTTTTGTATTTGTAgacgttatatatttaaaaaaagttgttatgAGTATGGccagtgtatatacatattatattttaaattcaaatt from Solenopsis invicta isolate M01_SB chromosome 7, UNIL_Sinv_3.0, whole genome shotgun sequence harbors:
- the LOC105200048 gene encoding uncharacterized protein LOC105200048 isoform X2, with the translated sequence MSSQICLKWNSFLSNIATSFESLWEEEGLVDVTLASDGQCLTAHKVILSASSPFFKKVFQTNPCQHPVVILQDVHFSELEALLIFIYKGEVNIEQKNLPALLKAAETLQIRGLSGGDIFAKESYKRLAELEQAVSDDAPLSKDEVPKKKQKVSKQQNNSILEKVLTPRISQSENTNESAASDQSAKDGDYMLPETLPNPVYHRLEMKIEPLEMAVDDLQKRSPLDKDPTERLDTGQTDGNQGSGNSPAEDISGLSGLSGLSGFSDVKPMLYSYQHLPYADLLPNPDIISNWASTRPMDHLACDLMKILFTPEERILCNVNGKMGKQQFDSNKIHLIREVLLHFSGIAPNSIEWEEAWKNCVTKIDTSNRGLKRYLFQRRSVYTQ
- the LOC105200048 gene encoding protein bric-a-brac 2 isoform X1 produces the protein MSSQICLKWNSFLSNIATSFESLWEEEGLVDVTLASDGQCLTAHKVILSASSPFFKKVFQTNPCQHPVVILQDVHFSELEALLIFIYKGEVNIEQKNLPALLKAAETLQIRGLSGGDIFAKESYKRLAELEQAVSDDAPLSKDEVPKKKQKVSKQQNNSILEKVLTPRISQSENTNESAASDQSAKDGDYMLPETLPNPVYHRLEMKIEPLEMAVDDLQKRSPLDKDPTERLDTGQTDGNQGSSKPIVTVIAEARHTSPTPDPQTYRKGPLAVERSSLWNISKILDDPSSDIPNYSRAEQTLEQPESSNFLGHNPGVSQPSFPTFVESYSTDLSEETIKGGPAYPPFPCPFCDRAYTSWGFRRRHIKAVHTISPSLNCKWCLQILPTHAAWRRHVISAHNLSASDAHNGLLILEEAHMVLQIARPTRLDTLVNIIKQSSQQNCGHDSIQPDKD
- the LOC105200053 gene encoding histone H2A; the encoded protein is MSGRGKGGKAKGKSKSRSNRAGLQFPVGRIHRLLRKGNYAERVGAGAPVYLAAVMEYLAAEVLELAGNAARDNKKTRIIPRHLQLAIRNDEELNKLLSGVTIAQGGVLPNIQAVLLPKKTEKKA